In Paraburkholderia bryophila, a single genomic region encodes these proteins:
- a CDS encoding bifunctional 5-dehydro-2-deoxygluconokinase/5-dehydro-2-deoxyphosphogluconate aldolase → MAHSSTLSANPSGPASGSGSTTGRFAPGRTRDIVCLGRLAVDLYAQQVGARLEDVSSFAKYLGGSSANIAFGCARLGLASAMLARVGNDHMGRFLTETLTKEGCDVSHVRVDQERLTALVLLGLKDRDTFPLIFYRENCADMAVDEADFDEAFIASSKALLITGTHFSTEQVNRTSRRALDYARRNQVRTVLDIDYRPVLWGLTGKADGETRFVASEGVTAHLQRILPLFDLVIGTEEEFRIAGGKTELVDALAMVRAVTPATLVLKRGPMGCQIIEGKVPASLDELPIHGGVEVEVLNVLGAGDAFASGFLSGWLRDQPLEACARAANASGALVVSRHGCAPAMPTPAELDYFLREAKTDPQRMRRPDRDATLARLHRVSPARKQWDEVLGFAFDHRNQFFELAQQTGADEARIAQLKGLFVEAVAQTESALGLQNRIGVLIDDRYGQDALNAATGRGWWIGRPVELPGSVPLVFDHGRSIGTSLIPWPQDHIAKCLVQFHPDEPIEQRLEQEAQLRALYDATQASGHELLLEVIPPKHASLPQEPDIVYRALKRLYNIGIYPEWWKLEPMDAAQWQAVDALIAERDPYCRGVVLLGLSAGVEQLNEGFRAAAQSATCRGFTVGRTIFHEPSHAWLANEIGDDELIARVRRTFETLIASWRATRGANATQHGASSRVHQEQAA, encoded by the coding sequence ATGGCTCACTCCAGCACTCTCAGCGCTAACCCGTCCGGCCCGGCGTCGGGTTCGGGTTCGACCACCGGCCGCTTCGCGCCGGGCCGCACGCGCGACATCGTCTGCCTCGGCCGGCTCGCCGTCGATCTGTACGCGCAGCAGGTCGGCGCGCGGCTCGAAGACGTGTCGAGCTTCGCGAAGTATCTCGGCGGGTCGTCGGCGAATATCGCGTTCGGCTGCGCGCGGCTCGGCCTCGCCTCGGCGATGCTGGCGCGCGTCGGCAACGATCACATGGGCCGTTTTCTCACCGAGACGCTCACTAAAGAAGGTTGCGACGTCAGTCATGTACGCGTCGATCAGGAACGCCTGACCGCGCTCGTGCTGCTCGGCCTGAAAGACCGCGATACGTTCCCGCTGATCTTCTACCGCGAGAACTGCGCCGATATGGCCGTCGACGAAGCGGATTTCGACGAGGCATTCATCGCGTCGTCGAAAGCGCTGCTGATTACCGGCACGCACTTCTCCACCGAACAGGTGAACCGCACGAGCCGCCGCGCGCTGGATTACGCGCGCCGCAACCAGGTACGCACGGTGCTCGATATCGACTACCGTCCGGTGTTGTGGGGCCTCACGGGCAAAGCGGACGGCGAAACCCGCTTCGTGGCGAGTGAAGGCGTTACCGCGCATTTGCAGCGGATTCTGCCGCTGTTCGATCTGGTGATCGGCACCGAGGAAGAATTCCGCATTGCCGGCGGCAAGACCGAACTGGTCGACGCACTCGCGATGGTGCGCGCCGTCACACCGGCCACGCTGGTGCTCAAGCGCGGACCGATGGGCTGCCAGATCATCGAAGGCAAGGTGCCCGCCTCGCTCGATGAACTGCCCATACATGGCGGCGTGGAAGTCGAAGTGCTGAACGTGCTCGGCGCGGGTGACGCGTTCGCGTCCGGCTTCCTCTCCGGATGGTTGCGCGATCAACCGCTCGAAGCCTGCGCGCGCGCCGCAAACGCGAGCGGCGCGCTAGTGGTGTCGCGACACGGTTGCGCGCCGGCCATGCCGACGCCGGCCGAACTCGACTACTTCCTGCGCGAAGCGAAAACCGACCCGCAACGTATGCGCCGTCCGGATCGGGACGCAACGCTGGCACGTTTGCATCGCGTCTCGCCGGCCCGCAAACAATGGGACGAAGTGCTCGGCTTCGCGTTCGATCATCGCAACCAGTTCTTCGAACTCGCGCAGCAAACCGGCGCCGACGAAGCGCGCATTGCGCAACTGAAAGGCCTGTTCGTCGAAGCCGTTGCGCAGACGGAAAGCGCGCTGGGCTTGCAGAACCGCATCGGCGTATTGATCGACGACCGTTATGGCCAGGATGCGCTGAACGCCGCCACCGGACGCGGATGGTGGATCGGCCGTCCGGTCGAACTGCCCGGCTCCGTGCCGCTGGTGTTCGATCACGGCCGCTCGATCGGCACCTCGCTGATTCCGTGGCCGCAAGACCATATCGCCAAGTGCCTCGTGCAGTTCCATCCGGACGAGCCCATCGAACAACGTCTCGAACAGGAAGCGCAGTTGCGCGCGCTGTACGACGCGACCCAGGCAAGCGGCCATGAACTGCTGCTCGAAGTGATTCCACCGAAGCACGCGTCGCTGCCGCAGGAGCCGGACATTGTGTATCGCGCGTTGAAGCGGCTGTACAACATCGGCATCTATCCGGAGTGGTGGAAACTCGAACCGATGGACGCCGCGCAATGGCAGGCCGTCGACGCGCTGATCGCCGAACGCGATCCGTATTGCCGTGGCGTGGTGCTGCTCGGTTTGTCGGCGGGTGTCGAGCAGTTGAACGAGGGGTTTCGCGCCGCCGCGCAATCGGCAACGTGTCGCGGCTTTACCGTCGGCCGCACGATCTTTCACGAGCCGAGCCATGC